In Mycoavidus cysteinexigens, a genomic segment contains:
- the virB9 gene encoding P-type conjugative transfer protein VirB9, which translates to MEQTHLTMLHKVLRLAFFLAFALLPNQPTYALSAPERSSYDHRIRYTNYNPADVVQIDSMLGIATHIMLEEGETYLTHAFGDASAWSFVAEKNHIFIKPKAENADTNLILITNRRSYNFRLSYQPSRSVAAVYQLVFRYPDTDTLKLQAQKDTFALAQGFKVPPGNYNLAYEMSGDLEIAPINVWDNGRFTYFKFPGNRDLPAIYKVDTQADENIVNRHIKGSANNIIVVESINPKWILRLGEQTLAIYNEAFNPSGIANHTGTASPAVRRIIKEPR; encoded by the coding sequence ATGGAGCAAACTCATCTCACCATGTTACATAAGGTCTTACGATTGGCTTTCTTCTTGGCCTTCGCCTTACTGCCAAACCAACCTACGTACGCCCTCAGTGCCCCCGAACGCTCCAGTTACGATCACCGGATTCGTTACACTAACTACAACCCAGCCGATGTGGTGCAAATCGATAGCATGCTTGGGATTGCCACCCATATCATGCTTGAAGAAGGTGAAACCTATCTCACGCATGCTTTTGGCGATGCGAGCGCTTGGTCCTTTGTCGCCGAAAAAAACCATATCTTCATTAAACCTAAAGCAGAAAATGCAGATACGAATCTGATTCTGATCACCAATCGGCGCAGTTATAACTTTCGCCTAAGTTACCAACCTTCACGCTCAGTAGCAGCCGTTTATCAACTAGTTTTTCGCTACCCAGATACCGATACGCTTAAGCTACAAGCGCAAAAAGACACGTTCGCGCTGGCACAAGGCTTTAAAGTGCCGCCAGGCAACTATAACTTAGCGTATGAAATGAGCGGCGATCTGGAAATCGCACCGATCAACGTATGGGATAACGGTCGTTTTACCTATTTCAAATTTCCCGGCAATCGGGATCTTCCCGCGATTTATAAAGTGGATACGCAAGCCGACGAGAACATTGTCAATCGTCATATAAAGGGTTCTGCCAACAATATTATCGTGGTTGAAAGCATCAATCCCAAATGGATCCTCCGACTTGGCGAACAAACTCTCGCCATCTATAACGAAGCGTTCAATCCGAGCGGCATTGCCAACCACACTGGCACCGCTTCTCCGGCTGTACGGCGTATTATTAAGGAGCCGCGCTAA
- a CDS encoding VirB4 family type IV secretion/conjugal transfer ATPase, whose product MRLMRSRQILASEASVTQYIPYSHHVTETIISTKSAEYLSVWKIGGRSHQSASSDEILGWTRELNNTLRGLASDHICVWTHIIRRRVNEYPNSEFDNVFCQQLNQKYQASFDHHKLMVNDLYLTVIFRPVADPVLSFFARRERETLAQKTQRQEAAIKQLNDINQTLKRAFKRYDAELLGLYQKNGHTYSLALEFLAQLINSEPKPMPVCRDRFADYMCLNRPFFSTWGEIGEIRTATRVRRFGMVEIREYDDATVPGQLNILLESQFEFVLTQSFSTLSRHAAKDFLQRHQRHLVDARDVAQGQIDAIGTALDQLVSGHFIMGEHHMSLLVLGEDATQVRHALAQSSSALLDAGLVPKIVDLALEAGFWAQLPANWSYRPRPAAITSLNFLSFSPFHNFMSGKPTGNPWGPAVTVLKTVSGTPLYFNFHASKLEEDATGKRLLGNTMMIGQSSSGKTVTLGFLLAQAQKLKPTAIVFDKDRGMEVAILAMGGCYLPLNLGQPSGFNPFQLEPTPANLLFLREFVKKLAVIDGSLTHQEEQEIDQALNTLMFHLDSPLRRLSMLVQGLPNPIQAQDSANSRATVHARLLKWCQGGPYGWLFDNPNDALDLSQNRLYGFDVTDFLEHPEIRTPLMMYLLYRTENMLDGRRFMYIFDEFWKPLQDEYFEDLAKNKQKTIRKQNGIFVFATQEPSDALASSIAKTLIQQCATYIFLPNPKADYEDYMQGFKLTDAEFELVKGLGEFSRRFLIKQGDNSVLAELDLSKFEDELLVLSGTPDHALLAEQIIAETSADPEIWLPLYLARVRAPKD is encoded by the coding sequence ATGAGATTAATGCGATCGCGCCAAATTTTGGCCAGCGAGGCCTCCGTGACGCAATATATTCCGTATTCTCACCACGTCACCGAAACCATCATTTCGACCAAGAGTGCAGAGTATTTATCTGTCTGGAAAATCGGCGGGCGCTCGCATCAGAGCGCTTCAAGTGACGAGATTTTAGGCTGGACGCGAGAGCTCAACAACACGCTACGCGGACTAGCCTCCGACCATATTTGTGTATGGACACATATTATTCGCCGCAGAGTGAATGAGTATCCAAATAGCGAATTCGATAATGTATTTTGCCAACAACTTAACCAAAAATATCAAGCCAGCTTTGACCACCATAAACTCATGGTCAATGATCTGTATTTGACGGTTATTTTTCGGCCCGTAGCGGATCCTGTGCTGTCGTTTTTTGCCCGGCGCGAACGTGAAACGCTCGCGCAAAAAACGCAACGGCAAGAAGCTGCAATTAAGCAGCTTAATGACATTAATCAGACCCTTAAGCGCGCCTTTAAACGTTACGATGCGGAGCTGCTCGGACTTTACCAAAAAAATGGCCATACCTATTCATTGGCGCTGGAATTTCTAGCTCAGCTGATCAATAGCGAACCCAAACCCATGCCGGTCTGCCGTGATCGTTTCGCTGATTACATGTGCTTGAACCGACCGTTTTTTAGTACCTGGGGGGAAATCGGCGAAATTCGCACGGCCACCCGTGTGCGCCGGTTTGGCATGGTGGAGATCCGAGAATATGATGACGCCACGGTGCCGGGGCAGCTTAATATATTGCTTGAAAGCCAATTTGAATTTGTTCTAACGCAAAGCTTTTCAACTCTTTCGCGTCATGCCGCTAAGGATTTCTTGCAACGTCACCAGCGCCATTTGGTCGATGCGCGCGACGTCGCGCAAGGGCAAATCGACGCGATTGGTACGGCGCTTGATCAGTTAGTATCCGGTCACTTTATCATGGGGGAGCATCATATGAGCCTGCTGGTACTGGGCGAAGATGCCACCCAAGTGCGTCACGCTTTGGCACAAAGCAGCTCCGCCCTGTTAGATGCAGGCCTGGTGCCCAAAATAGTGGATCTAGCTCTAGAAGCTGGCTTTTGGGCACAATTACCTGCTAACTGGAGCTACCGACCTAGGCCCGCCGCGATTACTTCATTAAATTTTCTTTCCTTTTCGCCGTTTCATAATTTCATGAGCGGCAAACCCACAGGTAACCCTTGGGGACCGGCTGTCACGGTTTTAAAAACTGTCAGCGGCACTCCGCTTTATTTTAATTTTCATGCATCGAAATTAGAAGAAGACGCGACTGGCAAACGGCTGCTGGGCAACACCATGATGATTGGGCAATCCAGCTCCGGCAAAACCGTGACGCTGGGTTTTTTATTAGCTCAAGCGCAAAAGTTGAAGCCTACAGCGATTGTTTTTGATAAAGATCGTGGCATGGAAGTGGCGATTTTGGCGATGGGTGGCTGTTATTTGCCGCTTAATCTAGGTCAGCCCTCTGGTTTTAATCCATTCCAGCTTGAGCCTACGCCTGCCAATCTGCTGTTTCTTAGGGAATTTGTTAAAAAATTGGCGGTTATTGATGGCTCGCTCACGCACCAGGAAGAACAGGAAATCGATCAGGCTTTAAATACTCTGATGTTTCACCTAGACTCGCCGCTGCGGCGCTTATCCATGCTGGTGCAGGGATTACCCAATCCAATCCAGGCCCAAGACAGCGCCAATTCGCGCGCAACCGTTCATGCGCGCCTATTGAAATGGTGTCAGGGCGGCCCATACGGCTGGCTGTTTGATAATCCCAATGACGCGCTTGATTTAAGCCAAAACCGGCTCTACGGTTTTGACGTCACCGATTTTCTTGAGCATCCTGAGATCCGCACGCCGCTGATGATGTATCTGTTATACCGCACCGAAAACATGCTCGACGGTCGCCGGTTTATGTATATCTTCGACGAATTCTGGAAACCTTTGCAAGATGAATATTTTGAAGATCTGGCAAAAAATAAACAGAAAACCATTCGGAAGCAAAACGGTATTTTTGTGTTTGCAACTCAAGAGCCTAGCGACGCACTCGCTAGCTCAATCGCCAAAACCTTGATTCAACAATGCGCAACCTACATTTTTCTGCCTAATCCCAAAGCCGATTATGAGGATTACATGCAAGGCTTTAAGTTGACTGACGCTGAATTTGAACTCGTTAAAGGCTTAGGTGAATTTAGTCGGCGTTTCTTGATCAAACAAGGAGATAACTCGGTGCTTGCCGAATTAGACCTGAGCAAGTTCGAAGACGAACTCTTGGTTTTATCTGGCACACCCGACCACGCCCTCTTAGCTGAGCAAATTATTGCAGAAACTAGTGCCGATCCTGAAATTTGGTTACCGCTTTATCTTGCGCGTGTACGTGCGCCAAAGGATTAA
- the virB11 gene encoding P-type DNA transfer ATPase VirB11, whose protein sequence is MDSSTMSHEAISAPVAARQMPDLTTMPQPAAKDSALLQLLRPFKRFLDDPTISELAMNRALEVLTRTRIGWLTYPMPELTASYMQALITAIVVYNGLPMKSLMYAILPGGQRVTIGLPPAVINHSLMFLIRKQTPTVKSLIELEAEGTFDRVIDVSFHQPSSETCTEQLTTPDFNRLEPFEVELLELKRNGTIRKFLEASVQYQRNIIIAGKTSAGKTTFARSLIEQVPTSERIATIEDVHELFLPHHPNVIALLYGQGTGRVSADECIAACMRATPDRIFLAELRGDEAWEYLMSLNTGHPGSITTTHANGALQTFERIATLIKKSSAGQHIGMEMIKQVLYTTIDIVLFVKDRQLTEIFYDPIFAKAKRV, encoded by the coding sequence ATGGACTCCAGCACCATGAGCCATGAAGCTATTTCCGCCCCTGTCGCTGCGCGGCAAATGCCTGACTTAACCACCATGCCCCAACCTGCGGCAAAAGACTCGGCGCTTTTGCAGTTATTGCGACCTTTTAAGCGTTTCCTCGACGATCCAACTATCAGCGAGCTCGCCATGAACCGTGCGCTTGAAGTGCTAACCCGCACCCGCATCGGCTGGCTTACGTACCCGATGCCAGAGCTTACCGCGAGTTATATGCAAGCCCTAATTACCGCGATTGTGGTCTATAACGGCCTACCGATGAAAAGCCTGATGTATGCGATCTTACCCGGCGGCCAGCGCGTAACGATTGGCTTACCGCCCGCCGTCATTAACCACTCATTGATGTTTCTGATTCGCAAGCAGACCCCTACCGTCAAGTCTCTGATTGAGCTCGAAGCCGAAGGGACATTTGACCGGGTTATCGATGTGAGCTTCCATCAACCCAGCTCAGAAACTTGCACAGAGCAATTAACCACACCCGACTTCAATCGGCTTGAACCGTTTGAAGTAGAGTTGCTAGAACTCAAGCGCAACGGCACGATACGCAAATTTCTCGAAGCTAGCGTTCAGTACCAGCGCAACATCATCATCGCCGGCAAAACCAGTGCAGGTAAAACCACCTTTGCGCGCTCCTTAATCGAGCAAGTGCCAACTAGCGAACGCATTGCCACAATTGAAGATGTGCATGAACTTTTTTTGCCCCATCATCCGAATGTCATCGCATTACTTTACGGCCAAGGCACAGGCCGCGTCTCGGCGGATGAATGTATTGCCGCGTGTATGCGAGCGACTCCAGATCGAATCTTTCTAGCGGAATTACGCGGCGATGAAGCCTGGGAATATCTCATGTCGCTTAACACCGGCCACCCAGGTTCAATCACCACGACCCACGCTAACGGCGCACTACAAACCTTTGAGCGAATTGCGACTTTAATTAAAAAATCCAGCGCCGGCCAACATATCGGCATGGAAATGATCAAGCAAGTTCTTTACACCACGATTGATATTGTGCTTTTTGTTAAAGATCGTCAGCTCACTGAGATTTTCTACGATCCGATTTTTGCTAAGGCGAAAAGAGTTTAA
- a CDS encoding virB8 family protein: protein MDYRPIESKKIAHYLAESRGLERDYIGEILNSRKSAWIIASVFGVLALLGLSAGVIGIQREVPPPVVLRVDNATGAVDGVQTMAEKEATYGEITDQYWLNQYVLNRESYDYNTIQKSYEATGLMSTPEVAHQYQALYRGSNARDQVLGKYARIAVTVRSIVPDVEMGIGSVRFTTQQINSNGTKKAPRNWIATVRYHYLRKAAMKPEARRINLLGFQVSSYRIDPETLAE, encoded by the coding sequence ATGGACTACAGACCGATTGAGAGTAAAAAAATAGCGCACTACTTGGCGGAAAGTCGGGGACTAGAGCGCGACTATATTGGTGAAATTTTAAATTCACGCAAATCGGCCTGGATTATTGCCAGCGTCTTTGGTGTATTGGCTTTATTAGGCTTAAGCGCCGGCGTGATTGGGATTCAGCGCGAAGTGCCGCCGCCGGTTGTGCTGCGAGTCGACAACGCCACGGGCGCGGTAGATGGGGTGCAAACAATGGCCGAAAAAGAAGCGACTTACGGCGAAATAACAGATCAATATTGGCTAAATCAATATGTCTTAAATCGTGAAAGTTACGATTACAACACGATTCAAAAATCATACGAAGCAACTGGCTTAATGAGTACGCCGGAAGTGGCGCACCAATACCAAGCCCTATATCGCGGCTCCAACGCCCGTGACCAAGTGTTAGGCAAGTATGCGCGCATTGCGGTCACCGTCCGCTCGATCGTGCCTGATGTTGAGATGGGTATTGGCAGCGTGCGCTTTACGACGCAACAAATTAATTCAAATGGAACAAAAAAAGCCCCGCGCAATTGGATTGCTACTGTGCGTTACCATTATTTACGTAAAGCCGCCATGAAACCCGAAGCGCGGCGCATCAACCTGCTTGGTTTTCAAGTCAGCAGCTATCGGATAGATCCAGAAACTCTCGCTGAATAA
- the virB5 gene encoding P-type DNA transfer protein VirB5 → MSKKLTLIYATALAIQMIQPTFARANGMPVIDVVAAAHAIEQISRMAEQIKATHDQLQQARQQYEAITGQRGLGSLFYRADLGRTLPPNWRTVYDAAQNGNYGISGSIQEILKQEQTHSSIQTAQRDLELRRRQIAATDKAIGLKAYEGAQQRLDQIEALMKKISATEDPKALDELQARINIEQAAIQNETVKLAMISQLQKAEQQLIAEQKRALSQRILNSQNQAMPTLRE, encoded by the coding sequence ATGAGCAAAAAACTGACGTTAATCTATGCCACCGCTCTCGCAATTCAGATGATTCAACCCACGTTTGCGAGGGCAAATGGCATGCCGGTTATTGATGTCGTGGCGGCAGCTCATGCTATTGAACAAATCAGCCGCATGGCGGAACAAATTAAGGCAACCCATGATCAACTGCAACAGGCCCGGCAACAATACGAAGCCATAACGGGTCAGCGCGGCTTGGGCTCACTTTTCTACAGAGCCGACTTAGGCCGCACTTTACCGCCGAACTGGCGCACGGTATACGATGCTGCACAAAACGGTAACTATGGCATCTCTGGCTCGATTCAAGAAATTCTTAAACAGGAACAAACCCATAGCTCAATCCAAACTGCGCAACGCGATCTAGAATTGCGCCGCCGCCAGATTGCTGCTACTGATAAGGCAATCGGCCTTAAAGCTTACGAAGGTGCGCAACAACGCTTAGATCAAATTGAAGCATTAATGAAAAAAATCAGCGCGACCGAGGATCCCAAAGCGCTGGATGAACTACAAGCCCGCATTAATATCGAGCAAGCCGCAATCCAGAATGAAACCGTCAAACTCGCCATGATTAGCCAGTTGCAAAAAGCCGAACAGCAGCTCATCGCGGAACAAAAACGCGCTTTAAGCCAACGTATCCTCAATAGTCAAAATCAGGCCATGCCGACTTTGAGGGAATAA
- a CDS encoding ABC transporter ATP-binding protein — protein sequence MSALLKIRGLQLAYGGIQAVKGIDLDIFEGELVTLIGANGAGKTTTMKAICGLKTCAAGSIEYRGELLKNLPPHELLKRGLAMVPEGRGIFARMTILENLRMGAYLRNDVNGIKQDIEQMFVYFPRLQERAAQLAGTLSGGEQQMLAMARALLGRPKLLLMDEPSMGLSPLMVERIFEVVREISAQGLTILLVEQNARLALQAANRAYVMESGLISMSGEAKQLLGDPKVRAAYLGE from the coding sequence ATGTCAGCACTCTTAAAAATCAGAGGATTGCAACTTGCCTATGGCGGCATTCAGGCCGTTAAAGGGATTGATCTAGACATTTTTGAAGGTGAATTGGTCACGTTGATTGGCGCGAATGGCGCTGGCAAAACAACCACCATGAAGGCGATTTGCGGTTTAAAAACTTGCGCAGCCGGCTCTATTGAGTATCGGGGCGAATTGCTCAAAAACCTTCCGCCACATGAATTGCTTAAACGCGGGCTCGCTATGGTTCCGGAAGGGCGTGGCATTTTTGCGCGCATGACGATTCTTGAAAACCTGCGCATGGGCGCTTATTTACGTAATGATGTGAATGGCATTAAGCAAGATATTGAGCAAATGTTTGTTTATTTTCCGCGTTTGCAGGAACGCGCGGCGCAGCTTGCCGGCACGCTCTCGGGTGGGGAACAGCAGATGTTGGCGATGGCGCGCGCATTACTAGGCCGGCCTAAGTTACTGCTAATGGATGAGCCTTCAATGGGCCTTTCGCCGTTGATGGTTGAGCGCATTTTTGAAGTGGTGCGTGAAATTTCGGCTCAGGGGCTGACTATCTTGCTGGTCGAACAAAATGCGCGGCTGGCGTTGCAGGCAGCGAATCGGGCGTATGTGATGGAGTCGGGTTTGATCTCTATGTCTGGGGAGGCGAAACAGTTGCTGGGAGATCCGAAGGTGAGGGCCGCTTATTTGGGGGAGTGA
- a CDS encoding ABC transporter ATP-binding protein codes for MAQTQPILLSVNGVNKSFGGLQALHDVSLEIASGHIYGLIGPNGAGKTTFFNVITGLYEPDAGTFILDGKPYEPTAVHEVARTGIARTFQNIRLFGGMTALENVMVGRHVRTRQGLLGAVLRTPAERREEKEIVEHARALLDYVEIGQYAGYTARNLSYGHQRRLEIARALATEPKLLALDEPAAGMNATEKIGLRQLLEKIRNDGKTILLIEHDVKLVMGLCDRMTVLDYGKVIAAGLPQKVQKNPKVIEAYLGAGGS; via the coding sequence TTCTTTTGTCGGTCAACGGCGTCAATAAAAGTTTTGGCGGCTTGCAGGCACTCCATGATGTGAGTTTAGAAATCGCCAGCGGCCACATTTATGGCTTGATTGGCCCAAATGGCGCTGGCAAAACGACTTTTTTTAATGTGATAACGGGTTTATATGAGCCAGATGCCGGTACTTTTATACTGGATGGCAAACCGTATGAGCCAACCGCAGTGCATGAAGTGGCACGCACCGGAATTGCACGCACTTTCCAAAATATCCGTTTATTTGGCGGTATGACCGCACTTGAGAATGTCATGGTCGGACGTCATGTGCGCACCCGCCAAGGATTATTAGGCGCGGTCTTGCGCACGCCTGCTGAACGGCGCGAAGAAAAAGAAATTGTAGAGCATGCCCGCGCCTTACTCGATTATGTGGAGATTGGACAATATGCGGGTTACACCGCACGCAATTTGTCATATGGCCATCAACGTCGGCTTGAGATCGCGCGCGCATTGGCGACAGAGCCGAAACTGCTGGCCCTCGATGAACCTGCGGCTGGCATGAATGCGACTGAAAAAATCGGTTTGCGTCAATTACTCGAAAAAATTCGCAACGATGGCAAAACCATCTTATTGATCGAGCACGATGTAAAACTCGTGATGGGTTTATGTGATCGGATGACAGTGCTCGATTACGGCAAAGTGATTGCTGCGGGTCTGCCGCAGAAGGTTCAGAAGAACCCTAAAGTTATTGAAGCCTACTTGGGCGCAGGAGGCAGCTAA
- the virB10 gene encoding type IV secretion system protein VirB10, translated as MFNSVDKTKQNAHPVENSQPAQINGERGSAELDTQRPLSLPGARLLFIVLIICTLAIGLLFMRKASQLRNNPPKQPMQQAVSLQNPLPPLLSNAPSAQKETLLEPPLPPLPLVSPTVDLEPPPLHSPPQMQLRERRLLAGLTDNPQPAPPSDKLDKPTSPANLKTSNANELSNKLEPVMLSPATAGRFSDLNLLLTQGTIISCVLATKIISSQPGMTVCNLTQDVYSANGQVVLLDRGSKVVGFYQSGIAQGQARIFVQWSRVETPQGVIINLTSPGAGPLGEAGLSGWVDRHFGERFGGTIMLSLIGDLGEWALAQNRREETNSIQFGNSLQGLEQAATEALRNSINIAPTLYKNQGERISILVARDLDFSSVYGLQHHEP; from the coding sequence ATGTTCAATTCAGTGGATAAAACCAAACAAAATGCGCATCCAGTAGAAAATTCCCAGCCAGCACAGATTAATGGCGAGCGTGGCAGTGCCGAGTTAGATACGCAACGCCCCCTCTCGCTTCCTGGTGCGCGCCTTTTATTTATCGTGCTGATTATCTGCACCTTAGCGATTGGCCTGCTTTTCATGCGTAAAGCCTCGCAGCTACGCAACAACCCACCCAAGCAACCCATGCAGCAAGCCGTATCGTTGCAAAATCCGCTGCCCCCATTACTATCAAACGCGCCTTCAGCACAAAAAGAGACGCTTCTAGAGCCGCCCTTGCCCCCTCTTCCATTGGTTTCACCTACGGTTGATCTTGAACCGCCCCCGCTGCACTCCCCTCCTCAAATGCAACTGCGCGAACGGCGTTTACTTGCTGGCTTAACGGATAACCCCCAACCTGCGCCACCGTCGGACAAGCTAGATAAGCCGACGAGCCCGGCTAATCTTAAGACCAGCAACGCAAACGAATTATCCAATAAATTAGAACCAGTAATGCTCAGTCCAGCCACCGCAGGCCGTTTTAGCGACCTAAATTTGTTGCTGACCCAAGGCACCATTATTAGCTGTGTGCTAGCCACTAAGATTATTAGCAGCCAGCCAGGCATGACGGTTTGCAACTTAACTCAAGATGTCTATTCGGCCAACGGTCAGGTGGTATTACTTGATCGCGGTTCAAAGGTGGTCGGTTTTTATCAAAGCGGCATCGCTCAAGGACAGGCCCGCATTTTTGTACAATGGTCTCGTGTGGAAACGCCCCAAGGGGTCATCATTAACCTGACCTCGCCTGGAGCCGGCCCGCTTGGCGAGGCTGGTTTAAGCGGCTGGGTTGATCGACATTTTGGGGAACGTTTCGGCGGCACCATTATGTTGAGTTTAATTGGCGATTTAGGAGAATGGGCGCTGGCCCAAAATCGGCGTGAAGAAACCAACTCAATTCAGTTCGGCAATTCTCTTCAAGGGCTAGAACAAGCTGCCACCGAAGCATTACGCAACTCGATCAATATTGCGCCGACCCTCTACAAAAACCAAGGCGAACGCATTTCAATTCTAGTCGCGCGCGATTTAGATTTTAGTAGCGTTTATGGACTCCAGCACCATGAGCCATGA
- the pyrC gene encoding dihydroorotase yields MDSLTITRPDDLHLHLRDGAMLAAVLPHTARQFGRAMVMPNLKPPVTTTAQALAYRQRIMAALPEGAAFEPLMALYLTDNTPADEIRRAHESGRVQAVKLYPAGATTHSDAGVTDLKHCTKALEAMQEVGLPLLVHGEVTDASVDIFDREKIFIDQVLEPVRRAFPALKVVFEHITTQEAADYVRDAEAAPGMLGATITAHHLLYNRNALFQKGLRPHYYCLPVLKREQHRLALIKAATSGNPRFFLGTDSAPHPKGAKEHDCGCAGCYTALHALELYAQVFDGVGALAQLEGFASVHGATFYGLERNPGTVTLRREPWTLPSELTAGEHTLVPLGAGEIIEWRLS; encoded by the coding sequence ATGGATTCTTTAACAATTACGCGTCCCGATGATCTGCATCTGCATCTGCGTGACGGCGCGATGTTAGCTGCGGTGCTGCCACATACTGCACGCCAATTCGGGCGCGCGATGGTGATGCCTAATCTGAAGCCTCCCGTAACCACTACGGCCCAAGCGCTGGCTTATCGCCAACGCATTATGGCTGCGTTGCCAGAGGGCGCGGCTTTTGAGCCGTTAATGGCACTTTATCTGACTGACAATACACCTGCGGATGAGATTCGTCGCGCGCACGAGTCCGGTCGGGTACAGGCGGTTAAGCTTTATCCGGCAGGGGCGACCACTCATTCAGATGCCGGCGTGACGGATCTTAAGCACTGTACAAAAGCGTTAGAAGCGATGCAAGAGGTGGGGTTGCCGCTGCTGGTGCATGGCGAAGTCACGGATGCGTCGGTGGATATATTCGATCGTGAAAAAATATTTATCGATCAAGTGCTGGAGCCTGTACGGCGCGCATTTCCGGCTTTGAAAGTGGTTTTTGAGCATATTACAACGCAAGAGGCGGCTGACTATGTGCGCGATGCAGAGGCTGCACCTGGCATGTTGGGGGCGACGATTACGGCGCATCATCTGTTGTATAACCGCAATGCGCTTTTTCAAAAAGGGCTGCGGCCGCACTATTATTGCTTGCCAGTCTTAAAGCGCGAGCAGCATCGGCTGGCGCTAATTAAAGCCGCGACGTCCGGTAACCCTCGTTTTTTCTTGGGGACGGATAGCGCGCCGCATCCCAAGGGGGCGAAAGAACACGACTGCGGTTGCGCCGGGTGTTATACGGCGCTACATGCGCTTGAGCTCTATGCGCAGGTTTTCGATGGCGTGGGTGCGTTGGCGCAGTTGGAGGGTTTTGCAAGCGTTCATGGCGCTACATTTTATGGGTTGGAGCGCAATCCGGGAACGGTGACGCTGCGGCGCGAGCCGTGGACGTTGCCATCTGAGTTAACGGCAGGCGAACACACGTTGGTGCCACTCGGTGCAGGTGAAATCATCGAATGGCGGCTGTCATAA
- a CDS encoding type IV secretion system protein — translation MSFQLFTPLFQKIDQVTTTFVTEICANTILAITPVVSIGLTLAFMAYGLLVLQGSIEMPVHNFIARSFRIAVIVSLALTGGLYQAQIAQLVMHGSDELAYALVPGSPQTESPASLLDHAAGNGFDKASQAFEKAGHFEAQEIVYGLFGITLLLATGIMTALGGAYMVLIKLVLALLAGLGPLFIVALLWQSTSRFFAAWIKQILSYALLLVFLSALLGLIVSLYSNYMTDLQFDGVQNVSYGLGGAVILAVLSIIIFQQLPALARALANGVSLAWVWKLQTNRRS, via the coding sequence ATGTCATTTCAACTGTTTACGCCGCTGTTCCAAAAAATCGATCAAGTCACCACAACTTTTGTGACAGAGATTTGCGCCAATACAATCTTAGCGATTACGCCGGTCGTATCGATTGGCTTAACCTTAGCTTTTATGGCGTACGGTCTGCTGGTGCTTCAAGGATCTATCGAAATGCCGGTGCACAACTTCATTGCACGTTCATTTCGTATCGCCGTAATTGTGTCGCTAGCCTTAACTGGGGGACTGTATCAAGCGCAAATTGCCCAACTTGTTATGCACGGCTCGGATGAGCTTGCCTATGCGCTGGTTCCAGGATCGCCTCAGACTGAAAGTCCGGCTAGCTTACTGGATCATGCTGCCGGCAATGGCTTTGATAAAGCTAGCCAAGCCTTTGAAAAAGCCGGGCATTTTGAAGCTCAAGAAATTGTTTATGGACTTTTTGGCATAACGCTCTTGCTGGCAACCGGCATCATGACGGCGCTTGGCGGCGCGTATATGGTGCTCATCAAATTGGTCCTTGCCCTGTTGGCAGGTCTTGGGCCATTGTTCATCGTGGCTTTACTCTGGCAGTCCACCTCACGCTTTTTTGCAGCCTGGATTAAGCAAATCCTTAGCTACGCTTTGCTCTTAGTTTTTCTTTCCGCGCTATTGGGCTTAATTGTCTCTCTCTATAGTAATTACATGACCGACCTACAGTTCGATGGTGTCCAAAACGTTAGTTATGGATTGGGCGGCGCGGTCATTTTAGCGGTCCTCTCAATCATTATTTTTCAGCAGTTACCGGCCCTCGCCCGTGCGCTTGCAAACGGCGTTAGCCTTGCATGGGTGTGGAAGTTGCAAACAAATAGGCGCTCATAA